From Salvia splendens isolate huo1 chromosome 3, SspV2, whole genome shotgun sequence, a single genomic window includes:
- the LOC121797225 gene encoding F-actin-capping protein subunit alpha-like has protein sequence MSDEEETQPTDEQKIEIAKWFLLNAPAGEIQYIAKDMKAVLQDETLYITAAAEAFPLYNKSHMICLDFPDRSGEVMVTPFSEIGENEYLDPRTAQVAIVDHVNQVCRRARPANDEELPTPYIEEYRYALDIEVTKYVSEAYPKGICSVHCVNGKDVEEPGMDFELVVVISAARLSPQNFCNGSWRSIWNVEFKDEAQLVEVRGTLQVGAHYFEEGNVQLDAKHECKDSTMFTSPEDSAHSVTTIIRHHETEYLNSLQTSYSKLPDATFKDLRRKLPVTRTLFPWHNTSQFSLRKDIQKNLGLEKKK, from the exons ATGTCAGACGAGGAAGAGACGCAGCCCACTGATGAGCAGAAAATCGAGATCGCCAAATGGTTTCTCCTCAACGCTCCCGCCGGCGAAATCCAATACATCGCCAAAG ATATGAAGGCGGTTTTGCAGGATGAAACGCTGTATATCACGGCGGCGGCAGAGGCATTTCCTCTTTACAACAAATCCCACATGATTTGCCTGGATTTTCCTGATAGAAGCGGTGAG GTTATGGTTACACCATTTAGCGAGATTGGCGAGAATGAGTATCTTGATCCTAGGACTGCTCAAGTTGCGATTGTTGACCATGTGAACCAG GTCTGTAGGCGTGCTCGACCTGCAAATGATGAAGAGCTTCCGACACCATATATTGAGGAATATCG CTATGCATTGGATATAGAAGTTACTAAGTATGTTAGTGAAGCGTACCCAAAAGGAATCTGTTCAGTTCATTGCGTTAACGGGAAAGATGTGGAAGAACCAGGCATGGATTTTGAGCTTGTTGTGGTAATTTCTGCTGCTAGACTCAGCCCCCAGAATTTCTG CAATGGAAGTTGGCGGTCAATATGGAATGTGGAATTCAAGGATGAGGCGCAATTAGTGGAAGTTAGAGGTACACTTCAG gtTGGCGCCCACTACTTCGAGGAGGGAAATGTCCAGTTAGATGCAAAGCATGAGTGCAAAGATTCCACTATGTTTACG TCACCTGAAGACTCTGCACATTCTGTGACCACCATTATACGCCACCACGAGACGGAGTATCTAAATTCCCTTCAG ACATCCTATTCAAAATTACCTGACGCCACCTTCAAG GACCTTCGGAGGAAGCTCCCTGTTACTCGGACCTTATTCCCATGGCATAACACCTCACAGTTCAGTCTCAGAAAAGATATCCAAAAGAACTTGGGACTGGAAAAAAAGAAGTAA